From one Meiothermus sp. CFH 77666 genomic stretch:
- a CDS encoding AbrB/MazE/SpoVT family DNA-binding domain-containing protein, with the protein MQTTLDRFGRVLIPKKLRERLGLRPQDTLEVSVEDGKLTLQPLLTPPPLQRKGRVLVVESEAAGDLNQALAHLREERLDGLAR; encoded by the coding sequence ATGCAGACCACCCTGGATCGCTTCGGACGGGTGCTGATTCCCAAAAAACTACGGGAGCGCCTGGGCCTCCGGCCCCAAGACACCCTCGAGGTGAGCGTGGAGGACGGCAAGCTCACCCTGCAACCCCTCCTCACGCCGCCCCCCCTGCAGCGCAAGGGTCGGGTGCTGGTGGTAGAGAGCGAGGCCGCCGGCGACCTGAACCAGGCCCTCGCCCACCTGCGCGAGGAACGCCTGGACGGGCTGGCCCGATGA